In the genome of Sulfoacidibacillus ferrooxidans, the window TGCGTAAAAATAACTTAAGAAACAAAGTGAAGATAAGTTGGATCACTCCAGAACCGTTTCTTGGTCACTTTGGCTTAGGCGGCGTAGGTGATTCTGAACATATGGTTAAAAAAATGTTTGCAGAACTTGATATTGTAGCTTATCCCAATCATGCCATTCAAAAAGTGGAGAAAGATCAAGTGATTCTAGACGATGGGACACAGATTCCTTTTTCATATAGCATGCTCATCCCACCGTTTATTGGAATTGAAGCCGTGTTTAATACACCTGGTCTTGGAAATGATAAAGGATTTATCCCAGTTACATCTGAATACCGTCATCCTAATTTTTCTAATATTTTTGCGGGTGGAGTTAATGTCGCTTTAAGTCCAAAAGAACCGACGCCTATACCTACTGGTGTTCCAAAAACGGGTTATATGGCAGAACATATGGCAAAAACGGCCGTAAAGAACATCATTGCTGAAATTAACGGAATGCCCCATGTTGAATTCAATCCCTATGATATGAAAGCGCTATGCATATTGGATTCTGGTGATGCCGGTATTTATATGATTGCTGATCCAGTTTTTCCACCCCAAAAAAATTACACGTTACAATATGGATCTTGGGTTCATGGAGCAAAAATAGCATTTGAAAAATATTTCATTTGGAAAATGAAAAATGGATTCACCAATTTACCGATTTAATATTTTAGTGATGTATTACTACTTAGAAAGAAGGGAACAGGATGACTTCTGAATCACTAGCTGTT includes:
- a CDS encoding NAD(P)/FAD-dependent oxidoreductase, encoding MAKIMVVGASFAGLTAALDLRRELGKEHEVVVISKQENFVFIPSMPWVVLGTRTPDQVSFPLKPTMDKHGIQFIHDSVTKIDPHQNIVYTEKGTLEYDYLFLGTGPALDFAAVEGLGPHGGYTHSVCNLQHSLSAQAAFKEFLKNPGPIVIGATQGASCFGAGYEFLLNVESYLRKNNLRNKVKISWITPEPFLGHFGLGGVGDSEHMVKKMFAELDIVAYPNHAIQKVEKDQVILDDGTQIPFSYSMLIPPFIGIEAVFNTPGLGNDKGFIPVTSEYRHPNFSNIFAGGVNVALSPKEPTPIPTGVPKTGYMAEHMAKTAVKNIIAEINGMPHVEFNPYDMKALCILDSGDAGIYMIADPVFPPQKNYTLQYGSWVHGAKIAFEKYFIWKMKNGFTNLPI